A window of Maioricimonas rarisocia genomic DNA:
GGACCGATGTGGAGCAGGGAGTGCAAGTGGTGCGGCGGGCGCTCAGGGACGGGGCGTCAGGTGAGCCGCCGGTACAGCTCGCGGTTCTTCTGCAGGACGTACTGCATTGCGCGGTCGAAATCATTTGAGGGGCGTGAGAGAAACTCGCGGATGGCCGCGGTCGCGAGACGCTGTGGCGTGACGTTCAGGCGGCGAGCCATTTCTTCAAGGCGACGCGACTGTTCGTCGCTGAGAGTCACTGAGATCGCCATGACGGGGCCATCGAGGTTGAGGGACGGGTCGTTCGAACGAGCGAAGGACGTACAGCCCCGGAATCCGCCACGGTTGCAGACGTGCGAGGGCTGTTGCACCTGATGATGCTCACACCGCCTCAATCGCTTGGTACACCTTGCCGTGCCGTCGCAGCCAGTCGAGGTCGTCGGCCTCGGCATGCTCCTGAACCTGCTTGAGGAAGCGGACGGTCTCCGCTTCGTAGCAGGGTTCGGAGGGATCTTCGACCGGGACGAACATCTCGACATCGACGGCGACGACGTACCTGTCGGGCTGAATGAGACGGGTTCGTGTAAAACGTTTGCCTGGAACTCGCCCCCTGGAGGAGTTGCCCGAACTGGTCATTTCACTCCTTTCGGCCTGGGATAACGAGGCGTATCATCGGACTGACCCGGGACCGCGCTCCCTGCAGGTGACACTTACCACCATATCCGGGTTACCCTGCGAATCCAGATTGATGCCGGAAGATGGAGCCCGCTCATGTCGACTCATCGTGCCGTGCTGATTCCCGGAGACGGAATCGGCCCCGAAGTGACCAGTGCCGTCCAGCGTGTCCTGCAGGCGGCCGGCGCCCCTCTCGAGTGGGAAGAGCACCAGGCGGGTGTGAAGGCACTCGAGAACGGAGACGACGTTCTTCCGGAGGAGACGGTCGAGGCCATCCGGCGGCTGGGGGTGGCGCTCAAAGGGCCCTGCACGACGCCGGTCGGCGAGGGATTCACCTCGGTGAACGTGCAGCTCCGCAAGCGGCTCAATCTTTACGCGGCAGTCCGGCCGGTCCGTTCGCTGGACGGTGTGCAGACGCGATTCGAGAACGTCGACCTGGTCATCATCCGGGAAAACACCGAGGGGCTGTACAGCGGCGTCGAGAACCAGGTGACCGACGACGTCGTGATGAGCATGAAGGTGGCGACCGAGACCGCCTGCACGCGAATTGCCCGCTGGGCCTTTCGCTACGCCACCCGCCGCGACCGGAAGAAGATTACCGTCTTCCACAAAGCGAACATCATGAAGATGACGGACGGGCTCTTCCTCCGCTGCGCCCGTCAGATCCACAAGGCCGAGTATCCCAACATCGAATACGACGAGGTGATCATCGACGCCGGCTGCATGAAGCTGGTGCAGAACCCCGGTCAGTTCGATGTCCTGCTGCTGGAGAACCTGTACGGCGACGTCGTGAGCGATCTGTGCGCCGGGCTCGTCGGTGGCCTGGGCGTGGTGCCCGGTGCAAATATCGGCGAAGAGCAGGCGGTGTTCGAAGCCGTGCATGGCTCGGCCCCGGATATTGCGGGGAACGGGGTCGCCAACCCGCTGGCCCTGCTGATGTCGGCCGTCATGCTGCTGAACTATCTGGCCGAGACTCGCGGCGACGATGTGTGCCGCGATGTTGCCGGCCGGATCCGCATCGCGTACGACCGGGCACTGGCGGACGGTGCGAAGACCGGTGATCTGGGGGGCGATCTCGGGACTGACGCCTTCGCCGACGCGATCATCGAGCGGCTCGACCAGCCGAGTTGATCAGCTGGAGCCTTTGGTGTCGCCGGGTGACATGTTCGGAATCGCCTTCCGGCTGACCAGCCGGATGCAATACGCGATGATGCCGATGTTCAGCACGAAGAAGAACAGGAACACGAACAGCCCGCCGCGACCGGCGGCATCGGCATGAGCCCGGTAGAGCGCGTCGATGTCGATCCGGGCGATCCGCATGACTTCCCGCACGACGGCTCCTGAGAGGATCGTCAGCCCGACCCCGGCGGTGGTGATCGTCAGCCAGGTGCGGTCCAGGCGTTCGAGCGATCTTAGCCGCCACCAGCCAGTTGACTGCACGGCCAGACCGACGGCGCCGCCAATCAGCCAGGGGAGGCCGAAGGGACTCAGGACCGCGCTGCGGACGGCGGGGGGATCGATGATCAGCAGCAGTGCGCCGGCGATGACGCCGACCCCCATTCCCACCCATGCTGTCAGGGCCAGTCGATTGATGACCGACCGGTGATTTTCTTCGGTCGGCGTGGGTGTGAGGCGGATCTGCCAGGCGAGCCAGACGGCCAGCGTCGGGAACGCGGCCGAGAACCAGGCCGCCATACGGGGGATCAGCTGCACCGGCCAGAACTGCATGCGTCCCTGTGCGTAATGCTCCGCCCAGAGTTCCGTCGACTGCAGGCTGAGCAGGTGGTTCTCCGTCCACGACCAGCCGGTGAAGAAGAAGCAGGCGAACGCCCCGATGGTGATCGTCACCCGCAGCCACATGCCTCGGCGGGTCGCCAGTGGGCTCTTCAGCAGATACAGCAGGTAGAAGCCGACGATCAGGGCCGGGACGATCGCCATCCAGCGATGAAACAAAAGCAGATTCGCCGTGTAGAACGAGTTCCGATAGAGGATCTGGATGAACAGCAGCGGTGCCACGCCGGCGGTGATCACGCCGCTGAGCATCAATGGCATCCAGTCGCGCAGCAGTGCCGCCCGGCGATCGGGATCCTCGGGGCGGTTTCGGACTGCAACCGTCACCAGGTAGCACGTGCCGGCGATGACGTAGTGCATGAACACCACATGCGAGACGAACGTCAGCACGTACGTCGTAAGGTAGAACGCCGTGGGCCAGGGAAATCCGAACGGAAAGGGAAGGTTCATTGGGGGCTGGCTTCGCTGCCGTGGACAAGGTAGATGCCGGGGGTGGTTCCCACTTCATCCATCCATTCACGGATGCGGAGCAGGACCTCGGGGTCGTCGGTGACGGGCCACTCGGCAGGGCGGGATTCGTTGCTCCATCGGATCCACTGGACCAGAGCTTCGAGTTCTGTGGGCGTGCCGGCGAAGGGAGGCATGAACGGCTTGGTGCGCTGAAGCTGTGCGATGTTCATGCGCAGCTGCGTCGGGGTCCAGGTTGTCGTCAGATGGCTCAGCCCATTGGCCCCGGCAACAGTGTGGCAGATGCTGCACTGGTTGCGGAACACCTTGGCCCCGAGTCGCAGCTGGTCGTTGACGAGCTCGGTCTCGTTCTGCAGCGGAAACGGATCGTATGTGACCGAACCGTGTTCCCGCAGCCAGGCAACCTCATCTTCCGTGAAGGAGTTCGAGTACAGGTATTCGCGGATCGTGTACGGCTTGCGGGAACCTTCGCGGACGAACTCGCCCCCGGCCGTCGCGAGGAACGCGAGCGAGAGCAGAAGCAGCGCGGTCGCGCCGTTGATGTACAGCCGCTTGCGCAACAGACCGAACAGAGCATAGGCGCCGATCAGCATCGAGCAGGCGGCACCAAGCGAGAAGAAGAGCGTCATGGCGACGCTGCCCCCAAGGACCCACGAGCGACTGTCGGCCGGGATCGAGAGGAAGTACCAGATGCCCAGCAGTGGCATGACGGCCATCGGAGCCAGAAACCACGCGCTTCTGTGAATGATCTCGGTCCGCTCTTCGCGGGTGAAGTCACGCACGAAGTTCACCACCAGACAGGAGGCCAGGGCGGCGATCGTCATGCAGGTGATCGTGCGGAAGATCAGCGACGGGAAGAAGCTGGGATTGAAGAATCCGTCCCACACCCGGCCCGTCTCCATGAAGGCGCCCGGCGTCAGTTGCCACGACAGAATACCGTTGATCCAGAACAGGCTGGCCCAGGAGGCAAGGCTGTATGTTCCCAGCAGCGTCAGGCGGGAGCGGTCATCGAGCCAGCGGCCGTAGCGGTAGAAGCAGTAGCCGGCGGCGATCTCGAGGAAGAAGAATGTGTACTCGGTGGCCCACAGCCAGTGGAACTCTTCCACCATGACGCCGATGGTTCGCGGGCTGATCTGGATCGTGGTGAACCACATGCCGACGCCGGTCAGCGCGCCCAGGACGAAACTGATCAGCACCAGGTACTGGAAGAATCCATCGATGTATCTGCGGGCGGTCGGAAGCCGGCCGGTCTGTCCGAGCCACTGCAGGTGACACATCAGCAGGCCGCCGCCGATGGCGAACTGGGCCAGAAAGACATGGAGGATACCCACGCCTCCGATCACCAGCCCCTTCATCATGGGGCCGAAGTCGTTGATCGGAAAGTAAGGGATGTCCATGGCTGGCGCCTGTCTTCACTCGGTTCGCTTCAGGTTCGAGGCGACACCTTCGGGCAGGGTCGCGCTCCATAGGAAGTGTGGTCGACCTGGCGACGAGGGCAATGCAGTGCGGAGCGATTTCTCAGAATCGTGAGGGGCGGTTCCCGGACATGGCAAGTTGCCCGCGACAGATTGCCGCAGGCAAGTCGCGGCTTGCCGTTCAGCCGATTCCTCCGGCGATGATCCCGACAATCAGATTCAGAATCGAAAGCAGCAGGCTGCCCAGTAGTGCCGCCCCGCATCCCTGGACCCGGACACCCGGTGTGAGCGCGGCCGCCAGCTGCAGCATGAGCGCATTGATGACCAGCAGGAACAGCCCGAAGGTGAGGATCGTCAACGGCAGCGTGAGCAGGACGATCAGCGGTCTGATGATCGCGTTGGCAATTCCCAGCAGCAGCGCTGCGATCAGTGCCGCTCCCCAGTTCTCGATGACCACACCGCGCACCAGATGGGCGACGACCAGCAGCAGAATCGACGTGACGAGCAGGTGGGCCAGGAACTCGAACATGGTCACTCTTCTGGATTCGGGAGTTATTCGGTCGGAGCGTCGGTGGCCGTCGCGTCGTTCGGCTTGGATACCGGAATCAGTTCAACGGTGACGGGTGTGCCGAGCGGCGGGATCCGCTCCGTGTACGGTTCGAACATCAGCGCGTCGTTGGTTGCGGAACTCTTCATCGCCAGGTCCATCATGGCGTCGCCGAAATTCGCCACGCAGATCACGTTTCCTGCTTCGGCCTGATACCACTTCTCGCCATCCTTTTGTGTATAGAAGCCGCTGCCGGCGAACACCCAGTTGGCGTCGAGCTGTCTGGGCTGGCTCCGCTCGTAGAAGCTGTCGATCGCCTTAAGGTAGGCCGCGTTGTCCGAGAGCCCCTTCAGTTCGTCCCGCTGCGCCTTGGTCATCGGACCGAACCAGACCAGTTCCTTGTGAGGAGCGTCGTACTTCAGTTCGCTCTCTTTGGGAATCGTCAGCCCTTCGGGCAGCTTCTCGAGTGGCGCGGCGTAGTATCGCCGGGTGACATGTCGCACCCACCGCTGTGCCTTGACGCGGTGTGATTTCCCGTCGGCATCCTTCCAGTTCAGCCAGATGTCGATCTGCTGACCGCTCGGAGGAGCGAACTCGGGATTAAAGCGGACCGGATGTCCCGGCTCGGCACCAACAGCAAGCAGACCGGCGTGAATGATGTATGCCTCGGAATCGACCGCCAGGATCGATTCGTGTTCCTTGGTCTGGGCGCGGCAGAGCAGCATCTCCAGGAGGCCCTCGCGAAGCACAACCTCCGCCTTCAGCAGGATCCGCTTGCGGGCCGGATCAAGCAGCACCGTCTTCTGCTTGTTCAGCGAGGTCAGGCCGGTCTCAGCATCGGTCGTGTCGGCAGCCGTCTGCGGACTGGCGGGGGGGGCCGCATCGTCGGCACGGACCGATTCGGCGGGGCCGAAGCCGATCGTGGCCAGGAGAATCAGCGACCGTAGCGCCAGACTGTCTGTGATTGCCATACGAACATCTCCTGCCGGGGGAGTTCAGTTCGTGCGGGGCGTCTGCTCGAGTTCGTCGAGCCAGTCGATCAGCCTCCGCACGAAATCCTCCCGATCCGGCTCGAATTCCAGTGTGTGCCGGGCATTGGGGAAATCAACCCGGGTCTTCGACGGATTCGGCAGCGCATCGAAGAATTGCTGCGTGGCGTCATTATCGACGATCCGATCGCGGCCCGCGAGCATCAGGAGAATCGGGCAGGCGATTTGGGGAGCTTCCCGGATGGCCACCTGCTGCACATCGGCATTGGCGAACAGGAATCCGGTTGTCACATGGTGCAGTGCCAGCGGGTCGTCCCGGATGAACTGCTGCCACCCGGTTTCGTTGGTAAACATCTCGGGATCGTCGAGGGGGACGGGGACCGACTTGCGATTGGCGCCCAGCTTGCGTGCCAGTCGCAGCAGGCAGGACTGAAGGAAAGTCGGTTTCACCTGCGCGAACAGGCCGGGGTAGAGCAGGGCGAGGGCGTCGACCAGGTCGGGCCGGCATGCTGCAGCGGCGGTGGCGAGTTTTCCTCCCCAGCTGATGCCCATCAGAACGACGGGCGCATCGGAGGTTGTCCTGTCCCTCTCGAAACTGACGAATCCGAGAAATTGTGACAGATCGTTGAGCCAGCGTTCCCAGTGAACGACGTGGCCGCGGTCGCGCCCGTTCTGTCCCGACCCGCGACGATCGGGGAACGTCACGTCGTAGCCGGCTTCCGCAAGCCGGCTGCTGGAGAAGTCGTACCAGCCGGAGTGGCTCTGGATGCCATGGACCGCGACGACGTAGCCCCGCGGCGGGCCATCGGGGCGCCAGCGACGGTAGTGAAGAGGGTACCCGTCGGAGGCGGTCCAGACGTTGTACTCCGGGGAACGGTGGGAATCGTCAGAACTGCTCACAAAGTGATCGCCTGTGCCGAAGGAGATTGCATGAATCGGTCGCACGCGACCGCGTTAAGAAAGATTGAAAACCGGCGTGTCGAGGGAATTCTATCTGCGCCTTCGCGATATGCTGCGGCTCGGGAGTGGAGGGAGTGAGAATCGTGCGTTCTGCAGCACTTTCGGCACGTGAGTTGCCTTGACATCAACGTGGTTTCAATGCCGCATGACTTTGCAGTCGCTGCGTGCAGCCGATCTTCGCAGTTCGCTCACGTCATTTCAGACGACTCCACTGTCGCTCCCTGCGCCCCACACTGGTGCTGGCGTGTCGGTCCGGTCTGCCCTCCGGCGCAGCACGGTCATCGGCATTTGCAACCCGGGAATGGTCCTGTTCCGGTTGCAGTCAGTGGTTGGGAGTCTCCTCATGCGACGCATCCTTCTAGTCGACAGCGATCTCACCTCTTGCAATGCGATCTCGAGAACGCTGTCCGCGCTTGGTTACGGCGTGGACGTGGCCTACGACGGGGATGGAGCCCGCATTCTCTCCCGGCAGGGAGACTACGCCATCGGGTTGATCGGCCAGAATCTTACAGATACCGACGGCGTCAAGCTGTTTACTGAATTGCGCGACCGCCAGGCACGAATGCTTGGCGTACTGATGTCCAAACCAGCCAACCTGTATACGGTGGCCAGCGCGATTGGAGCGGGTATGTCGAAAGTGCTCACGAAACCTGTCGATTTCAACGAAGTCCTGCCGCTGCTCGAAGGGGAGTCCGCCGCCAGTGCCGCTGTGCACTCGAACGGTCACGGCAACAGTCGCCCCCGGTATGACGAGGAACTCATCGCGGAGCTTCCCGCGCAGGCGATCGAAGAAGAGATGGCCGACCGCGATCTGATTGCCGTCATCCGCAGTGTCGACTATCCGTTCGCCGGCAAGGATCGGCTCGAATACTTCGACCGTGACACGCTCGTGCGGGTCGTGCACCTCATCCGCCGCTGGTGCCGCAATCGCCTGCAGCGCGTCGTCTGGTGATCCCGGACGAGCGTCGCCCAACTCAGCCGATCATCTCCTCGAGGACGCGGGAGTACGCCCCGTACGCCCCGGCGTCAAAGAGCACGAAGCGGACCCGTAGCGTCCCGTCGTGATCGAGGAGGTAGTCGCGAACCGCGGCCAGCGAGTGCGCGGCGGCCAGGTCCATCGGGTAGCCGTACACCCCGGTGCTGATGGCCGGAAACGCGATCGACGCGCAGTTTCGTTCGGTCGCGAGCTGCAGGCAGGTCCGGTAGGCGGAAGCCAGTTGGTCCGGTTCCCCCTTCATGCCGCCCCGCCAGACGGGACCGACGGCGTGGAAGATGTACTTCGCCGGCAGATTGCCGCCCGACGTGGGAACTGCGCTGCCGGTCGGACAGCCATCGGGGAACTCACGACGCGTTTCTTCCATGATGGAGGGGCCGGCTGCCCGGTGAATCGCTCCGTCGACGCCTCCGCCGCCGGCCAGTCGCGAGTTCGCCGCGTTGACCACGGCATCCACTTCTTCCTTCGTGATGTCCCCTTGTACGAGTTCGATGGTGCTGTTGTGGACCTGAGCCTGCATGAGTCTCTCTCCTGAATGAGCCGGTACCGGTTGAGGACACTGCTCCGTCCGGTCGGCTCTCGTGTCAAGCACGGTAACGTCCGGCCGCGGCGGCGATTATACTCTCGACTTCGGCGGGGCCCGAACGTGTGACCGGGCTGATCGTGACAACTGCCGCCAGACGGCTTCCTCCCTGTACGCTCATTTTCGAGCCTGTGATCCGACTGCTGCTCCTCATTCCGACTCTGGACCGCTCCGGTGCCGAGAAGCAACTGATGCTGCTCGCACGCGGGCTGCCGACCGACGAGTTTTCCGTGCATGTGGTCGCCCTCACGCGTGGCGGTCCGTACGCGGATGTGCTCCGTCAGGCCGGAATCGATGTGACGGTGCTTGGCAAGCGGATGAAGTTCGATCCGCGCACTTTGCGGGATCTGCGGCGACTGGTCCGCGAGGAACGGCCGGACGTCATCCACTCCTGGCTGTTCGCCGCCAACGCCTATGCCCGGTTCGTGGCCGGCGGAGCCAACGGTCCACCGGTGGTTGTCTCCGAGCGGTGTGTCGATTCCTGGAAAAGCGGCTGGCAGCTCTGGCTGGATCGTCGACTCGTGTCCCGGACCCGGATGCTGCTGGCCAACTCGGAAAGCGTGGCAGAGTTCTATCGCGGGGTCGGGCATCCAGCCGAGCGCGTGATGGTGATCCCGAACGGTATCGAGGAACCACCGTCCCCCTCCTGCAGCCGGGAAGAGCTGCTGCGGGAACTGAGCCTGCCGGACGATGCCCGACTGGTCGCCTACGTTGGCCGGCTTGCTCCGCAGAAGCGGCTCGACACGCTCCTCTGGGCCGCGCAGTTGCTTCGGCAGGCGAACGAGCGCAGCTACCTGCTGATCGCCGGTGACGGTCCCCAGGCTGCCTGGGCGAAGGAGCTGTCCCGCAAACTCGAATGTGACCGGCACGTCCGGTTTCTTGGCCATCGGGATGATGCGGCTTCGCTGCTGCCGCTGGTGGACGCGTTCTGGCTGGCCAGCGACTTTGAGGGGATGTCCAACAGCCTCATGGAGGCGATGGCCTGCGGGCGTCCGGTCGTGGTCAGCAATATTCCCCCCAACCGCGAACTTGTCGATCACGGTGTCGAAGGATACCTGGTCGACGTCGGGGATGGGGTCGGCCTGGCGCAGTACACCGCGCGGCTGCTGGACGATCCCGATCTGGCGGCGAAAATGGGTGAGGCGGGCCGACGGCGGATGCAGGAGCATCACAGTGTCGCGCAGATGGTTTCCCGGCACGCGGAGCTGTATCACCGCCTGCTGGCACCAGCGGCTGAGGGGCAGTCGGGGACCGAGGATGCAGCGGTCGGGACCAGTCAGAAGTAACCGGCCGTCTTCGGTCGAAAAGGCAAAGTGGCATGTGCGGAATTGCCGGGGCGGCATGGACCAGCGACGGAGAACCTCTCGCCGAAGAGTCCCTCCGGCAGATGACCGGCACGCTGTCGCACCGCGGTCCGGACGATGAGGGCGTCTATCTGGACACGACCTCTGCCGGCGGCGTCGCGCTGGGACATCGGCGGCTGTCGATCATCGACCTGGCCGGCGGACACCAGCCGCTCTCGAACGAAGACGGCACGGTCTGGATCGTCTTCAACGGCGAGATCTACAACTACCGCGAACTGCGCCCCGAACTCGAAGCACAGGGGCATCGCTTCCAGACCTCGACCGATACCGAGACGATCATTCACCTGTACGAGCAGTACGGGCCCCGATGTGTCGAACGACTGCGGGGAATGTTCGCGTTTGCCATCTGGGATGCCGGCCGGCAGCGCCTGTTCATGGCCCGGGACCGGATCGGCCAGAAGCCGCTGTTCTACCGCGCCGAGCATGGGCGCATCACATTCGGCAGCGAGCTGAAATCTTTGCTGCAGATTCCCGGAGCGCCCCGCGAGCTGGATCCCCAGGCGGTCGACCTGTTCCTCACGTACCAGTACGTGCCGCATCCCTGGTGCATCCTCAAGGGGTATTCCAAGCTTTCGCCCGGGCATTATGCGATCTGGCAGAACGGCTCACTGCACACCGAGCGATACTGGTCTCCTCCATACGATGACGACTCCGATCCCGAGTCGCTGGCGAATCCGCAACTGGCCGAGTCGGGATCGTGGACGGAGACGCAGTGGCGGGAACGGCTGCGGGAGACGCTGACAGAAGCGGTCCGGCTGCGGATGCGTTCCGACGTGCCGATCGGGGCGTTTCTTTCTGGCGGGATCGATTCGACCATCACGGCCGGTCTGATGCAGTCGCTGGCCGATTCGCCGATCCACACGTTCTCGATCGGTTTCCCGATCGCTGCGTTCGACGAGCGCAGCTATGCCCGTCAGGCGGCCGAGCATCTGAAGACGAATCACCATGAGTACGTCGTCGAGCCGTCGGCCCTCGAGACGCTGCCGCGCCTGATCTGGCACTACGACGAACCGTTCGGCGACAGCTCCGCGATTCCCACCATGTACCTTTCGGAGGTGACCCGGCGGGAAGTGACGGTGGCGCTCTCCGGAGACGGTGGCGACGAACTGTTCGCCGGCTATCCCAGGTATCAGGCGGTGCGTGCGGCGGGGATCCTGGACCGGCTGCCCGGTTTCGTGCGGAGCGCCTTCGGTTGGAACGGCTGGCAGCAGTTTCCGGAAGGGGCAGGGCACAAGTCGACGACGCGACGGTTCAAGCGGTTCATGCTGGCGATGAGCCGACCTCCCGAGGTCCGGTACCTTCGCTGGGTCGGCATGTTCAATACGCCAGAGATGCGGAGGCAGCTTTATTCACCCGAGTATCGCGAGCAGGTGGGAGACTTCGACTCGGCCGAGTTTCTGCTGAATGCCTATGCTCACTGCCGGGGGCGTGATTTCGTCACCCGGACCACCTGCGTCGACATGCTCAGCTACCTGCCGTGCGACATCATGACCAAAGTCGACATCGCCTCGATGGCGTTCGGCCTGGAAGCGCGTAGTCCCTTCCTCGATCATCACGTGGCCGAACTGGCCGCCCGGATGCCGCTCTCGCTGAAGATGAGCGGCACCCGCAGCAAGAAGGTTCTGACCGATACGTTCAGCGATTTGATTCCGGGGTCGATCCAGAACCGGAGCAAGATGGGCTTCGGCGTTCCGATCGACCACTGGTTCCGCAACGAACTGAAAGATCTGCTTCACGATACGCTGCTGGGAGAGACGGCCCGGGCCCGCGGGTTCTTCAACGAAGAATTCGTCCGGGGCATGGTCGAAAGCCATATCAGCGGCCGCGTCAACGAATGCTACCGGCTGTGGAATCTGCTCATCTTCGAGCAGTGGTGCCAGGCGTTTCTGGATCGCACTCCTGCGGCCTGTCACGCCGAAGTCTGAGGGAACTCCGGCGCAGCGACTCGGCGTGCCCGAGCTCTCCTCAGTGGCTGCAGCCGATCGTTTGCCCCCGGTATGCGCCGGTCTTTGCGATTCGCGCGGCGGCGGTCGGGGGGACGGTGACGTCCGAATGGCAGAACGGCCGGACCGTGTGACCATTGGCTGCAGACTGTCCTGTGCGGAGGCCGGAACTTTCAGCCGGACGGCGGGTGCGGAGGTAAGAAATCAGCAGTCGACTGGTGGTGAACGCGCCCATGGTAATCAACCTCTTGGTTGACAGTGAGATACGGTGCGACGAGCCGGTTACGGGAGGCTGTCGCGAATCCATTCCTTCGGAACACGCGTGAAGTATGGTCGAAACCAACTGTCGGAACAGACACAGTCAACGTAAACTGCACCCATGACAGTTCGTGTAATTCCGAACTGTACTGGTCAGCTTTTCTTGCAACTGTGTCGCTTCCGGCTCTCGAAGGTTCCTGACGATGAACATCACGCCGCTGGACGTGGGCTCGGGTGAGAATTTGTACGAGGCCGTCGCCGATCGCGTCGCCTGGCTGATCGAGAACGGCACGCTTCGACCGGGGGATCGAATTCCCTCCGTGCGGCGGATGCACGAGCAGCTGGAGGTGAGTATCTCCACTGTGATGCAGGCATACCGCCTGCTGGAGGATCGCGGTCTGGTCGAGGCCCGGCCCCAGTCGGGGTACTACGTCCGCCGCGGCGCCGATCGACGACCGGACGAACCGACGGTCGCCCGGCCGGCCAGTTCTCCGCGCAAGGTCTGCGTCTGCAGCCTGTCCTATTCGCTGATGGACAAACTGGATCATGCCGGCGTCGTCAAGCTGGGAGCGGCCGTCCCCGACGTCGAGCTGATGCCGGTCAAGGCGCTCAACCGGTGTTTCGGCCAGGTCCTGCGGTACAACACCGCCAACGCGCATGGATACGACACGCCTGCCGGCTGTGACGAACTGCGTAGTGAGATTGCGCGGCGGATGCTTGATGCAGGCGTAACGGTCAGCGCCGACGAGATCGTCACCACCTGTGGTACGACAGAAGGTCTGTACCTCGCGCTGCGGGCGGTGACGAAACCGGGCGATACCGTCGCGATCGAAACTCCGACCTACTACGGCGTCCTCGAAAAACTGGAGGAACTGCAACTGCGGTCGCTCGAGCTTCGGACAG
This region includes:
- a CDS encoding DNA-binding protein; protein product: MAISVTLSDEQSRRLEEMARRLNVTPQRLATAAIREFLSRPSNDFDRAMQYVLQKNRELYRRLT
- a CDS encoding isocitrate/isopropylmalate dehydrogenase family protein; this translates as MSTHRAVLIPGDGIGPEVTSAVQRVLQAAGAPLEWEEHQAGVKALENGDDVLPEETVEAIRRLGVALKGPCTTPVGEGFTSVNVQLRKRLNLYAAVRPVRSLDGVQTRFENVDLVIIRENTEGLYSGVENQVTDDVVMSMKVATETACTRIARWAFRYATRRDRKKITVFHKANIMKMTDGLFLRCARQIHKAEYPNIEYDEVIIDAGCMKLVQNPGQFDVLLLENLYGDVVSDLCAGLVGGLGVVPGANIGEEQAVFEAVHGSAPDIAGNGVANPLALLMSAVMLLNYLAETRGDDVCRDVAGRIRIAYDRALADGAKTGDLGGDLGTDAFADAIIERLDQPS
- a CDS encoding c-type cytochrome encodes the protein MDIPYFPINDFGPMMKGLVIGGVGILHVFLAQFAIGGGLLMCHLQWLGQTGRLPTARRYIDGFFQYLVLISFVLGALTGVGMWFTTIQISPRTIGVMVEEFHWLWATEYTFFFLEIAAGYCFYRYGRWLDDRSRLTLLGTYSLASWASLFWINGILSWQLTPGAFMETGRVWDGFFNPSFFPSLIFRTITCMTIAALASCLVVNFVRDFTREERTEIIHRSAWFLAPMAVMPLLGIWYFLSIPADSRSWVLGGSVAMTLFFSLGAACSMLIGAYALFGLLRKRLYINGATALLLLSLAFLATAGGEFVREGSRKPYTIREYLYSNSFTEDEVAWLREHGSVTYDPFPLQNETELVNDQLRLGAKVFRNQCSICHTVAGANGLSHLTTTWTPTQLRMNIAQLQRTKPFMPPFAGTPTELEALVQWIRWSNESRPAEWPVTDDPEVLLRIREWMDEVGTTPGIYLVHGSEASPQ
- a CDS encoding phage holin family protein: MFEFLAHLLVTSILLLVVAHLVRGVVIENWGAALIAALLLGIANAIIRPLIVLLTLPLTILTFGLFLLVINALMLQLAAALTPGVRVQGCGAALLGSLLLSILNLIVGIIAGGIG
- a CDS encoding YdjY domain-containing protein, whose product is MAITDSLALRSLILLATIGFGPAESVRADDAAPPASPQTAADTTDAETGLTSLNKQKTVLLDPARKRILLKAEVVLREGLLEMLLCRAQTKEHESILAVDSEAYIIHAGLLAVGAEPGHPVRFNPEFAPPSGQQIDIWLNWKDADGKSHRVKAQRWVRHVTRRYYAAPLEKLPEGLTIPKESELKYDAPHKELVWFGPMTKAQRDELKGLSDNAAYLKAIDSFYERSQPRQLDANWVFAGSGFYTQKDGEKWYQAEAGNVICVANFGDAMMDLAMKSSATNDALMFEPYTERIPPLGTPVTVELIPVSKPNDATATDAPTE
- a CDS encoding alpha/beta hydrolase, with protein sequence MSSSDDSHRSPEYNVWTASDGYPLHYRRWRPDGPPRGYVVAVHGIQSHSGWYDFSSSRLAEAGYDVTFPDRRGSGQNGRDRGHVVHWERWLNDLSQFLGFVSFERDRTTSDAPVVLMGISWGGKLATAAAACRPDLVDALALLYPGLFAQVKPTFLQSCLLRLARKLGANRKSVPVPLDDPEMFTNETGWQQFIRDDPLALHHVTTGFLFANADVQQVAIREAPQIACPILLMLAGRDRIVDNDATQQFFDALPNPSKTRVDFPNARHTLEFEPDREDFVRRLIDWLDELEQTPRTN
- a CDS encoding response regulator, producing the protein MRRILLVDSDLTSCNAISRTLSALGYGVDVAYDGDGARILSRQGDYAIGLIGQNLTDTDGVKLFTELRDRQARMLGVLMSKPANLYTVASAIGAGMSKVLTKPVDFNEVLPLLEGESAASAAVHSNGHGNSRPRYDEELIAELPAQAIEEEMADRDLIAVIRSVDYPFAGKDRLEYFDRDTLVRVVHLIRRWCRNRLQRVVW
- a CDS encoding O-acetyl-ADP-ribose deacetylase, encoding MQAQVHNSTIELVQGDITKEEVDAVVNAANSRLAGGGGVDGAIHRAAGPSIMEETRREFPDGCPTGSAVPTSGGNLPAKYIFHAVGPVWRGGMKGEPDQLASAYRTCLQLATERNCASIAFPAISTGVYGYPMDLAAAHSLAAVRDYLLDHDGTLRVRFVLFDAGAYGAYSRVLEEMIG
- a CDS encoding glycosyltransferase — encoded protein: MTTAARRLPPCTLIFEPVIRLLLLIPTLDRSGAEKQLMLLARGLPTDEFSVHVVALTRGGPYADVLRQAGIDVTVLGKRMKFDPRTLRDLRRLVREERPDVIHSWLFAANAYARFVAGGANGPPVVVSERCVDSWKSGWQLWLDRRLVSRTRMLLANSESVAEFYRGVGHPAERVMVIPNGIEEPPSPSCSREELLRELSLPDDARLVAYVGRLAPQKRLDTLLWAAQLLRQANERSYLLIAGDGPQAAWAKELSRKLECDRHVRFLGHRDDAASLLPLVDAFWLASDFEGMSNSLMEAMACGRPVVVSNIPPNRELVDHGVEGYLVDVGDGVGLAQYTARLLDDPDLAAKMGEAGRRRMQEHHSVAQMVSRHAELYHRLLAPAAEGQSGTEDAAVGTSQK